The following are from one region of the Cynocephalus volans isolate mCynVol1 chromosome 17, mCynVol1.pri, whole genome shotgun sequence genome:
- the BRD3OS gene encoding putative uncharacterized protein BRD3OS, whose translation MSGRIPLAEKALSEGHARLRYRDTSLLIWQQQQQKLESAPPGTYLSRSRSMWYSQYGNEAILVRDKNKLEVSRDTGQSKFCTIM comes from the coding sequence ATGAGTGGCCGCATCCCCCTGGCAGAGAAAGCCCTATCTGAAGGCCATGCCCGCCTCCGGTACAGGGACACCTCCCTGCTCATctggcaacagcagcagcagaagtTGGAATCTGCGCCGCCTGGGACGTACCTGAGCAGGAGTCGCAGCATGTGGTACTCACAGTATGGAAACGAGGCCATCTTAGTCCGGGACAAAAACAAGCTTGAGGTCTCCCGGGATACGGGCCAGTCAAAGTTCTGCACGATTATGTAA